In the genome of Chryseobacterium arthrosphaerae, one region contains:
- a CDS encoding GLPGLI family protein, which produces MMKNLLVVGFLQLYALLFSQNGKAVMQITYETRIISDSLNRQNAQQYEMVLLCNATESVYYSPEAKNYYTRSDKTAGVVTTAGVIPKYPKTEYSIYKSDHTLTAFLPVGKYIFSFKEPDLKWEILNDTKKVQNYYCRLAQTTTDTGDIFFAWYTEDIPIPEGPFRFKELSGMVLEVYNKSRTIEISAASIQKNEETISPLPYTSVVKAKTKKQYLEARKNYIDNPSLYNGNIKIFDAAGKEITHKIKERLQKINVFLD; this is translated from the coding sequence ATGATGAAAAATTTACTTGTTGTTGGCTTTTTACAGCTTTATGCCCTTCTTTTTTCCCAAAACGGGAAAGCAGTCATGCAGATCACCTATGAAACCCGGATCATTTCTGACAGCCTGAATCGCCAGAATGCACAGCAATACGAAATGGTCCTGCTTTGCAACGCCACCGAATCTGTATATTATAGCCCGGAGGCTAAGAATTATTATACCAGATCTGATAAAACAGCAGGTGTTGTGACCACCGCAGGAGTTATTCCGAAATATCCCAAAACAGAATACAGCATCTATAAATCTGATCACACGCTTACAGCTTTTCTTCCTGTAGGCAAGTACATTTTCAGCTTTAAAGAGCCTGACCTGAAGTGGGAAATCCTCAACGATACTAAAAAAGTACAGAATTATTATTGCCGGCTGGCCCAAACAACAACCGATACCGGAGATATTTTTTTCGCCTGGTATACAGAAGACATCCCCATTCCGGAAGGACCTTTCCGGTTCAAAGAGCTTTCCGGGATGGTGCTGGAAGTTTATAATAAGAGCAGGACCATTGAAATTTCTGCCGCCAGTATACAAAAGAATGAAGAAACCATATCTCCCCTTCCCTATACATCTGTCGTAAAAGCAAAAACCAAAAAACAGTATCTGGAAGCAAGGAAAAACTACATCGATAATCCTTCTCTGTATAATGGAAACATTAAAATATTTGACGCTGCCGGAAAAGAAATCACCCATAAAATAAAAGAAAGGCTTCAGAAAATAAATGTCTTCCTCGATTGA
- a CDS encoding Crp/Fnr family transcriptional regulator, which translates to MNSLLKYIRSLAPFSDESWALLQPVLSEKIYKKKELMLQEGEVCNVLFYISKGFCKSYYEIEGEVKNTGFFFENEIATNISSFGSGQQSEFNIAACEEVHTIVFNKEKLFEIAREVPEIETLGRHCIRQFASKQEEFSRLFKLYSAQERLNYLETRYPEMIQRIPLSQLASFLGVARETLSRIRKRRVSGK; encoded by the coding sequence ATGAACAGCCTTCTGAAATACATCCGGTCACTTGCACCATTTTCTGATGAAAGCTGGGCTCTGCTTCAGCCTGTTCTGTCAGAAAAAATTTATAAAAAGAAAGAACTGATGCTGCAGGAAGGCGAAGTATGTAATGTTCTGTTTTACATCAGCAAGGGATTCTGTAAAAGCTATTATGAGATAGAAGGTGAAGTAAAGAATACCGGATTTTTCTTTGAAAATGAAATAGCCACCAATATCAGCAGTTTTGGAAGCGGGCAACAATCGGAATTCAATATCGCTGCATGTGAAGAAGTACACACAATTGTTTTTAATAAGGAAAAATTATTTGAAATTGCCAGAGAGGTGCCTGAAATTGAAACACTGGGCCGGCATTGTATCCGCCAGTTTGCTTCAAAACAGGAAGAATTTTCCAGGCTTTTCAAGCTGTATTCTGCGCAGGAAAGACTGAACTATCTTGAAACCCGTTACCCTGAAATGATACAACGGATACCTCTTTCCCAGCTGGCTTCATTCCTGGGTGTTGCCAGAGAAACCCTTAGCAGGATCAGAAAAAGGAGAGTTTCCGGAAAATAA
- a CDS encoding putative glycolipid-binding domain-containing protein, translating into MKTLLWQGIFYQSLEHFTLKEHNGNYAVTSRIIGCLKDQIYSVDYHLTIDLNWNILEFFIESEVNTVKNRLTGKKQQDKWEINGHINPDFKGFQYIDISLTPFTNTLPVNKLKLPENGAQEIEVIYIDVLNHQIRPAQQRYTRTFPDRYLYENIQTDFTAEILVDENGLVIDYPELFKKTAEFKS; encoded by the coding sequence ATGAAAACATTACTCTGGCAGGGAATCTTTTATCAGTCCCTTGAGCACTTTACTTTAAAAGAACATAATGGAAATTATGCTGTAACCTCCAGAATTATCGGCTGCCTTAAAGACCAGATCTATAGTGTGGATTACCACCTTACGATTGATCTCAACTGGAATATTCTTGAGTTTTTCATCGAATCTGAAGTTAATACCGTTAAAAACAGGCTGACAGGTAAAAAGCAACAGGATAAATGGGAAATTAATGGCCATATCAATCCTGATTTTAAAGGCTTTCAATATATTGATATTTCTCTCACTCCTTTTACAAATACTTTACCGGTCAATAAACTGAAACTGCCGGAAAATGGGGCTCAGGAAATTGAAGTTATTTATATTGATGTCCTGAATCATCAGATCAGACCGGCTCAGCAACGATATACCCGAACGTTCCCAGACCGCTATCTCTATGAAAATATCCAGACTGATTTTACAGCAGAAATTCTAGTGGATGAAAACGGGCTGGTTATTGATTACCCGGAATTGTTTAAAAAAACAGCGGAATTTAAGTCCTGA